In the genome of Chaetodon auriga isolate fChaAug3 chromosome 15, fChaAug3.hap1, whole genome shotgun sequence, one region contains:
- the dmpk gene encoding myotonin-protein kinase isoform X1, translated as MSTGPGLDGLDLAEGPRATGPVGLQTLLDLLVGVYQEFYSSSFAREKYVSGFLQWAEPLVKQVKRTRIKREDFHILKVIGRGTFSEVAVARIRSTQQVYALKIMNKWDMLRRGETACYQEEREVLLRGDRRWITELHYAFQDDNYLYLVMDYYVGGDLLTLLSKFGDRIPEDMAQFYLAEMVMAIDSVHRLGYVHRDIKPDNILLTADGHIRLGDFGSCMRVQEDGMVHSSVAVGTPDYLSPEILRAVDGGGHYGPECDWWALGICAYEMLLGTTPFYAESIAETYAKIIRFQEYFEFPSSGPEISDRARSFITGLICEREVRLGRKGFSDFRNHPFFCGLDWGSLDKLPAPFQPEVSNPTDTSNFDILDDCLSEMEMLSDVLDRAPVGIHLAFVGYSYTATSQTGAIDRSQDIMMQIDHTRLRNCDSFYTPEKLSQLWKLTDTLPGDMPALLELPLTLEQGPTSTHTTTKEEETDQISRLNKDLQRRLQDAERRYCELEKEMAQLKGEMKNWRAPKEPELSICPASLALPAHCVDAPGDKLRSCRERSPTACHYPLVIPLHRHLVLFHRVRLPQVRCESYLLVCAEGGELQAWERHWYTELS; from the exons CTGAGCCCCTGGTGAAGCAAGTGAAGAGGACTCGCATCAAAAGAGAAGACTTTCACATTCTGAAGGTGATTGGCCGAGGCACATTCAGTGAG GTTGCTGTGGCAAGGATACGAAGCACACAACAGGTGTATGCTCTGAAGATAATGAATAAGTGGGACatgctgaggagaggagag ACTGCATGTTaccaggaggagagggaggtttTATTGAGAGGTGACAGACGCTGGATTACAGAGTTGCACTATGCCTTTCAGGATGACAACTATCTG TACCTGGTGATGGATTACTATGTAGGGGGGGACCTGTTGACCCTGCTCAGTAAGTTCGGAGACCGGATCCCGGAAGATATGGCTCAGTTCTACCTGGCTGAGATGGTCATGGCCATTGACTCTGTCCACAGGCTGGGTTATGTACACAG AGACATCAAACCTGACAACATCCTACTAACAGCTGATGGACACATCAGACTAGGGGACTTTGGCTCCTGTATGAGGGTCCAAGAGGATGGGATG GTTCATTCGTCTGTAGCGGTCGGGACACCCGACTATTTGTCTCCAGAGATTTTGAGAGCAGTAGACGGAGGTGGACATTATGGTCCTGAATGTGACTGGTGGGCTCTGGGTATTTGTGCCTATGAGATGCTGCTGGGGACCACTCCCTTCTATGCAGAGTCCATCGCTGAAACATACGCAAAGATCATCCGCTTTCAG GAATATTTTGAGTTCCCCTCTTCTGGCCCTGAGATTTCAGACAGGGCTCGCTCCTTCATCACTGGCCTTATCTGTGAGAGGGAGGTCCGTCTAGGGAGGAAAGGCTTCAGTGATTTCAGGAACCATCCATTCTTCTGTGGACTAGACTGGGGTTCCCTGGATAAACTCCCTGCCCCCTTCCAGCCTGAAGTATCTAATCCCACTGACACCTCCAATTTTGACATTCTGGATGACTGTCTCAGTGAAATG GAGATGCTATCTGATGTATTGGACAGAGCTCCCGTAGGAATACACTTGGCTTTTGTTGGATACTCTTACACCGCTACCAG CCAGACAGGTGCCATCGACCGCAGTCAGGACATCATGATGCAGATTGACCACACAAGGCTCAGGAACTGTGATAGTTTTTACACACCAGAGAAACTG AGCCAGCTGTGGAAGCTCACAGACACTTTACCAGGTGACATGCCTGCACTGCTGGAGCTCCCACTCACTCTGGAGCAAGGTCCAACATCCACCCACACCACCACCAAGGAAGAGGAGACTGACCAAATATCAAGACTCAATAAAGACTTGCAAAG ACGGTTACAAGATGCAGAGAGGAGATATTGTGAGCTGGAGAAAGAAATGGCGCAATTGAAGGGGGAGATGAAGAACTGGAGAGCTCCCAAAGAGCCAG agctgagTATCTGCCCAGCATCTCTTGCTCTGCCTGCCCACTGTGTGGATGCACCAGGGGAT aagCTTCGCAGTTGT agggAGAGATCGCCCACAGCTTGCCATTACCCACTGGTGATACCTCTCCACCGCCACCTGGTCCTGTTCCACAGG GTTCGCCTGCCACAGGTGAGGTGTGAGTCATacctgctggtgtgtgcagAAGGTGGGGAGCTCCAAGCCTGGGAAAGACACTGGTATACTGAGCTCTCCTAA
- the dmpk gene encoding myotonin-protein kinase isoform X3, which translates to MSTGPGLDGLDLAEGPRATGPVGLQTLLDLLVGVYQEFYSSSFAREKYVSGFLQWAEPLVKQVKRTRIKREDFHILKVIGRGTFSEVAVARIRSTQQVYALKIMNKWDMLRRGETACYQEEREVLLRGDRRWITELHYAFQDDNYLYLVMDYYVGGDLLTLLSKFGDRIPEDMAQFYLAEMVMAIDSVHRLGYVHRDIKPDNILLTADGHIRLGDFGSCMRVQEDGMVHSSVAVGTPDYLSPEILRAVDGGGHYGPECDWWALGICAYEMLLGTTPFYAESIAETYAKIIRFQEYFEFPSSGPEISDRARSFITGLICEREVRLGRKGFSDFRNHPFFCGLDWGSLDKLPAPFQPEVSNPTDTSNFDILDDCLSEMEMLSDVLDRAPVGIHLAFVGYSYTATSQTGAIDRSQDIMMQIDHTRLRNCDSFYTPEKLSQLWKLTDTLPGDMPALLELPLTLEQGPTSTHTTTKEEETDQISRLNKDLQRRLQDAERRYCELEKEMAQLKGEMKNWRAPKEPELSICPASLALPAHCVDAPGDKLRSCRERSPTACHYPLVIPLHRHLVLFHRVS; encoded by the exons CTGAGCCCCTGGTGAAGCAAGTGAAGAGGACTCGCATCAAAAGAGAAGACTTTCACATTCTGAAGGTGATTGGCCGAGGCACATTCAGTGAG GTTGCTGTGGCAAGGATACGAAGCACACAACAGGTGTATGCTCTGAAGATAATGAATAAGTGGGACatgctgaggagaggagag ACTGCATGTTaccaggaggagagggaggtttTATTGAGAGGTGACAGACGCTGGATTACAGAGTTGCACTATGCCTTTCAGGATGACAACTATCTG TACCTGGTGATGGATTACTATGTAGGGGGGGACCTGTTGACCCTGCTCAGTAAGTTCGGAGACCGGATCCCGGAAGATATGGCTCAGTTCTACCTGGCTGAGATGGTCATGGCCATTGACTCTGTCCACAGGCTGGGTTATGTACACAG AGACATCAAACCTGACAACATCCTACTAACAGCTGATGGACACATCAGACTAGGGGACTTTGGCTCCTGTATGAGGGTCCAAGAGGATGGGATG GTTCATTCGTCTGTAGCGGTCGGGACACCCGACTATTTGTCTCCAGAGATTTTGAGAGCAGTAGACGGAGGTGGACATTATGGTCCTGAATGTGACTGGTGGGCTCTGGGTATTTGTGCCTATGAGATGCTGCTGGGGACCACTCCCTTCTATGCAGAGTCCATCGCTGAAACATACGCAAAGATCATCCGCTTTCAG GAATATTTTGAGTTCCCCTCTTCTGGCCCTGAGATTTCAGACAGGGCTCGCTCCTTCATCACTGGCCTTATCTGTGAGAGGGAGGTCCGTCTAGGGAGGAAAGGCTTCAGTGATTTCAGGAACCATCCATTCTTCTGTGGACTAGACTGGGGTTCCCTGGATAAACTCCCTGCCCCCTTCCAGCCTGAAGTATCTAATCCCACTGACACCTCCAATTTTGACATTCTGGATGACTGTCTCAGTGAAATG GAGATGCTATCTGATGTATTGGACAGAGCTCCCGTAGGAATACACTTGGCTTTTGTTGGATACTCTTACACCGCTACCAG CCAGACAGGTGCCATCGACCGCAGTCAGGACATCATGATGCAGATTGACCACACAAGGCTCAGGAACTGTGATAGTTTTTACACACCAGAGAAACTG AGCCAGCTGTGGAAGCTCACAGACACTTTACCAGGTGACATGCCTGCACTGCTGGAGCTCCCACTCACTCTGGAGCAAGGTCCAACATCCACCCACACCACCACCAAGGAAGAGGAGACTGACCAAATATCAAGACTCAATAAAGACTTGCAAAG ACGGTTACAAGATGCAGAGAGGAGATATTGTGAGCTGGAGAAAGAAATGGCGCAATTGAAGGGGGAGATGAAGAACTGGAGAGCTCCCAAAGAGCCAG agctgagTATCTGCCCAGCATCTCTTGCTCTGCCTGCCCACTGTGTGGATGCACCAGGGGAT aagCTTCGCAGTTGT agggAGAGATCGCCCACAGCTTGCCATTACCCACTGGTGATACCTCTCCACCGCCACCTGGTCCTGTTCCACAGGGTATCATAA
- the dmpk gene encoding myotonin-protein kinase isoform X2, with product MSTGPGLDGLDLAEGPRATGPVGLQTLLDLLVGVYQEFYSSSFAREKYVSGFLQWAEPLVKQVKRTRIKREDFHILKVIGRGTFSEVAVARIRSTQQVYALKIMNKWDMLRRGETACYQEEREVLLRGDRRWITELHYAFQDDNYLYLVMDYYVGGDLLTLLSKFGDRIPEDMAQFYLAEMVMAIDSVHRLGYVHRDIKPDNILLTADGHIRLGDFGSCMRVQEDGMVHSSVAVGTPDYLSPEILRAVDGGGHYGPECDWWALGICAYEMLLGTTPFYAESIAETYAKIIRFQEYFEFPSSGPEISDRARSFITGLICEREVRLGRKGFSDFRNHPFFCGLDWGSLDKLPAPFQPEVSNPTDTSNFDILDDCLSEMEMLSDVLDRAPVGIHLAFVGYSYTATSQTGAIDRSQDIMMQIDHTRLRNCDSFYTPEKLSQLWKLTDTLPGDMPALLELPLTLEQGPTSTHTTTKEEETDQISRLNKDLQRRLQDAERRYCELEKEMAQLKGEMKNWRAPKEPELSICPASLALPAHCVDAPGDRERSPTACHYPLVIPLHRHLVLFHRVRLPQVRCESYLLVCAEGGELQAWERHWYTELS from the exons CTGAGCCCCTGGTGAAGCAAGTGAAGAGGACTCGCATCAAAAGAGAAGACTTTCACATTCTGAAGGTGATTGGCCGAGGCACATTCAGTGAG GTTGCTGTGGCAAGGATACGAAGCACACAACAGGTGTATGCTCTGAAGATAATGAATAAGTGGGACatgctgaggagaggagag ACTGCATGTTaccaggaggagagggaggtttTATTGAGAGGTGACAGACGCTGGATTACAGAGTTGCACTATGCCTTTCAGGATGACAACTATCTG TACCTGGTGATGGATTACTATGTAGGGGGGGACCTGTTGACCCTGCTCAGTAAGTTCGGAGACCGGATCCCGGAAGATATGGCTCAGTTCTACCTGGCTGAGATGGTCATGGCCATTGACTCTGTCCACAGGCTGGGTTATGTACACAG AGACATCAAACCTGACAACATCCTACTAACAGCTGATGGACACATCAGACTAGGGGACTTTGGCTCCTGTATGAGGGTCCAAGAGGATGGGATG GTTCATTCGTCTGTAGCGGTCGGGACACCCGACTATTTGTCTCCAGAGATTTTGAGAGCAGTAGACGGAGGTGGACATTATGGTCCTGAATGTGACTGGTGGGCTCTGGGTATTTGTGCCTATGAGATGCTGCTGGGGACCACTCCCTTCTATGCAGAGTCCATCGCTGAAACATACGCAAAGATCATCCGCTTTCAG GAATATTTTGAGTTCCCCTCTTCTGGCCCTGAGATTTCAGACAGGGCTCGCTCCTTCATCACTGGCCTTATCTGTGAGAGGGAGGTCCGTCTAGGGAGGAAAGGCTTCAGTGATTTCAGGAACCATCCATTCTTCTGTGGACTAGACTGGGGTTCCCTGGATAAACTCCCTGCCCCCTTCCAGCCTGAAGTATCTAATCCCACTGACACCTCCAATTTTGACATTCTGGATGACTGTCTCAGTGAAATG GAGATGCTATCTGATGTATTGGACAGAGCTCCCGTAGGAATACACTTGGCTTTTGTTGGATACTCTTACACCGCTACCAG CCAGACAGGTGCCATCGACCGCAGTCAGGACATCATGATGCAGATTGACCACACAAGGCTCAGGAACTGTGATAGTTTTTACACACCAGAGAAACTG AGCCAGCTGTGGAAGCTCACAGACACTTTACCAGGTGACATGCCTGCACTGCTGGAGCTCCCACTCACTCTGGAGCAAGGTCCAACATCCACCCACACCACCACCAAGGAAGAGGAGACTGACCAAATATCAAGACTCAATAAAGACTTGCAAAG ACGGTTACAAGATGCAGAGAGGAGATATTGTGAGCTGGAGAAAGAAATGGCGCAATTGAAGGGGGAGATGAAGAACTGGAGAGCTCCCAAAGAGCCAG agctgagTATCTGCCCAGCATCTCTTGCTCTGCCTGCCCACTGTGTGGATGCACCAGGGGAT agggAGAGATCGCCCACAGCTTGCCATTACCCACTGGTGATACCTCTCCACCGCCACCTGGTCCTGTTCCACAGG GTTCGCCTGCCACAGGTGAGGTGTGAGTCATacctgctggtgtgtgcagAAGGTGGGGAGCTCCAAGCCTGGGAAAGACACTGGTATACTGAGCTCTCCTAA